A window from Candidatus Thermoplasmatota archaeon encodes these proteins:
- a CDS encoding glycosyltransferase, whose amino-acid sequence MAAVSVVLVPPLTRRRLTGLVAAATLGPAKAAEVLVAGRAPPEAVVARVAGGLGPRALAEAATGDVVVTLPGDGRHDPRFIPALVEALRDGAAVAVASRYVADGRDDSPPARRLAARAVNVAATAFYPLGVADATSGFRAYSREALAFLRDAGEGPASNLRVLALARRRRLRVVEVPVVVRNPSADPMARETRGAVSNA is encoded by the coding sequence ATGGCGGCCGTTTCCGTGGTCCTTGTTCCGCCCTTGACGCGTCGCCGGTTGACGGGCCTCGTCGCCGCCGCGACGCTCGGTCCGGCCAAGGCCGCGGAAGTGCTCGTGGCGGGCCGGGCGCCGCCCGAGGCCGTGGTCGCCCGCGTCGCGGGCGGACTCGGGCCGCGCGCGCTCGCGGAGGCGGCGACCGGCGACGTCGTGGTGACCCTCCCGGGCGACGGCCGCCACGATCCCCGGTTCATTCCCGCGCTCGTGGAAGCCCTTCGCGACGGAGCCGCCGTCGCCGTCGCGTCGCGCTACGTGGCCGACGGACGGGACGACTCGCCGCCCGCGCGTCGGCTCGCCGCGCGCGCGGTGAACGTCGCGGCGACCGCATTCTATCCGCTCGGCGTCGCGGACGCGACGAGCGGGTTCCGGGCCTATTCGCGCGAGGCCCTCGCCTTCCTGCGCGACGCCGGCGAAGGTCCGGCTTCGAACCTGCGGGTGCTCGCGCTCGCAAGACGCCGCCGGCTGCGCGTCGTCGAGGTCCCCGTCGTCGTGCGCAACCCCTCCGCCGACCCGATGGCGCGCGAAACG